The following proteins are encoded in a genomic region of Deltaproteobacteria bacterium:
- a CDS encoding UTP--glucose-1-phosphate uridylyltransferase: MKIRKAVIPAAGYGTRFLPATKVVPKELFPIGNKPAIQYIVEEAVQAGVQEIVFITSEGKKLIEDYFKPSPPLEAFLKEKDKLDLLPRIEALPSLAQFHFVNQPVPKGLGDAVLCAKEIIGNEPFLVLLPDDVIWSRRSCCQQLSDTYQEGREAVIALENVLKDRVSLYGIVKTKPAGKGVHLIQSVIEKPALEEAPSTLAIIGRYLLPPTIFPILEKTRPGQLGEIQLADALHKLAGRGETFGLEFQGKRFDVGEPQGLVEANLALSPF, encoded by the coding sequence ATGAAAATTAGAAAGGCTGTCATCCCTGCCGCTGGCTATGGAACACGCTTCCTGCCGGCCACCAAGGTTGTCCCCAAGGAACTCTTCCCGATCGGCAACAAGCCGGCGATCCAGTATATTGTGGAAGAGGCGGTGCAGGCTGGGGTTCAAGAGATCGTCTTTATCACCAGTGAGGGGAAGAAATTGATCGAGGATTATTTCAAACCCTCCCCTCCCCTTGAGGCCTTTCTCAAGGAAAAAGATAAGCTGGACCTTTTGCCACGAATCGAGGCCCTCCCTTCTCTGGCCCAATTTCACTTCGTCAACCAACCAGTTCCCAAGGGACTTGGGGATGCTGTCCTGTGTGCCAAAGAAATTATCGGGAATGAGCCTTTTCTCGTGCTACTTCCTGATGATGTCATCTGGTCCAGGAGATCCTGTTGCCAACAGCTTTCCGACACTTATCAGGAGGGAAGAGAGGCCGTTATCGCCTTGGAAAATGTTCTGAAGGACAGGGTTTCACTCTACGGCATTGTCAAAACAAAACCGGCCGGGAAAGGGGTGCACTTGATCCAGTCGGTCATCGAAAAACCGGCTCTGGAAGAGGCCCCGTCAACCTTGGCCATCATTGGCCGGTATCTTCTTCCCCCAACTATTTTTCCCATTCTCGAAAAAACGAGGCCTGGACAGCTTGGAGAGATACAGTTGGCCGATGCCCTTCACAAGCTGGCGGGACGGGGTGAGACCTTTGGACTGGAGTTTCAAGGAAAAAGATTCGATGTCGGCGAACCACAAGGCCTGGTGGAGGCCAATCTCGCCCTCTCCCCTTTCTAG
- a CDS encoding ChaN family lipoprotein → MSTRSPSPRKELLCLQKRIFEKNDDFIKSQASVREKGFEKYEREYKRRVNRYQAVADIDELVNSILDADVIYVGDYHTNKQSQRTLLRLLKLIVDKAGPLGIGLELVQKRHQKVLDEYLQGGLDEETFLRKIQFRKYWYFDLWENFKPIFDFACFHKIPVFGIEWCPSIGCSLKRRDIESAKIINRCLQKNPKMKTVIFVGDHHIAPGHLPQEVVLLLRKRHLEKKSLIIYQNSEAIYWKLAHQKLEDKVEIVKIDEKSYCILNTPPIVWQQTYLNWLEQEGGEIDYADAKSNFLELIKRVAGFLEIPVSQKVEDIEIFTSGDLSFLEKLEEEETMGRKELRRIKKQILASESYFIPEKKIVYLANLSINHASEEATHYLRILTAGPEFPRKMVDAFYANTLHEALGFFGSKIINHKRKCFHEKDYQKLLHYLKAIGTPKKRRLELETASLILDHKSLERDGEPITYQKMLRRNPEVFFGVTHGLGYILGDRMYYALLEEKLTKEEIRQIFADPFKGEGDPFRAYMKILRCVRGVKIPTRV, encoded by the coding sequence GTGTCTACAAGATCGCCATCTCCTCGTAAAGAGTTGCTGTGTCTGCAGAAACGGATTTTTGAAAAAAACGATGATTTTATCAAAAGCCAGGCCTCTGTTCGGGAGAAGGGGTTTGAGAAATACGAAAGGGAATACAAAAGGAGGGTTAATCGGTATCAGGCCGTTGCGGATATTGACGAACTGGTTAATTCCATTCTGGATGCGGACGTCATCTACGTTGGAGATTACCATACCAACAAGCAGTCGCAAAGAACACTCCTTCGATTACTAAAACTTATTGTTGATAAAGCGGGACCCCTTGGAATTGGGCTGGAACTGGTCCAAAAGAGGCACCAGAAGGTTCTGGATGAGTATCTGCAGGGGGGTCTTGATGAAGAAACTTTTTTGCGGAAGATCCAGTTCAGGAAATACTGGTATTTTGACCTCTGGGAGAATTTCAAACCAATTTTTGACTTTGCCTGCTTCCATAAGATTCCCGTTTTTGGGATTGAATGGTGTCCTTCGATAGGATGTTCTCTCAAACGTCGGGACATTGAAAGCGCCAAGATCATCAATCGTTGTCTTCAGAAAAACCCAAAGATGAAAACGGTCATCTTTGTCGGCGACCATCATATTGCACCAGGACATCTCCCTCAAGAGGTTGTCCTTCTCTTGCGGAAACGTCATTTAGAGAAAAAGTCCCTGATTATTTATCAAAATAGTGAGGCTATTTATTGGAAACTGGCCCACCAAAAGCTTGAGGATAAAGTTGAGATTGTTAAGATCGATGAGAAAAGCTACTGCATCCTTAATACCCCTCCGATTGTCTGGCAGCAGACCTATCTTAACTGGTTGGAACAGGAAGGGGGCGAGATTGACTACGCTGATGCGAAGTCTAATTTTCTGGAGCTGATCAAACGGGTTGCCGGATTTCTTGAAATCCCCGTTTCTCAGAAAGTCGAGGATATTGAAATCTTTACCAGTGGTGACTTAAGTTTTCTTGAAAAATTGGAGGAAGAGGAAACAATGGGCCGGAAGGAACTCCGTCGCATCAAAAAACAGATCCTTGCCTCCGAAAGTTATTTCATCCCCGAAAAAAAGATTGTTTATCTGGCCAATCTTTCAATCAATCATGCCTCTGAGGAGGCAACCCATTATCTCCGGATCTTGACGGCAGGTCCTGAATTTCCCAGAAAGATGGTTGATGCCTTTTATGCCAACACCCTCCATGAGGCCCTCGGTTTTTTTGGCTCCAAAATCATTAACCATAAGAGAAAATGTTTTCACGAGAAGGACTATCAGAAACTTTTGCATTATCTGAAGGCGATTGGAACCCCCAAAAAAAGGAGGCTGGAGCTGGAGACCGCATCGCTCATTTTGGATCATAAATCTCTTGAGAGGGACGGCGAACCGATTACCTACCAGAAGATGCTGAGAAGAAATCCGGAGGTCTTTTTTGGGGTGACACACGGGCTCGGTTATATTTTGGGAGACCGGATGTATTATGCCCTTTTGGAGGAGAAATTGACGAAAGAAGAGATTCGGCAAATCTTTGCCGACCCGTTCAAGGGAGAGGGGGACCCTTTTCGGGCTTACATGAAGATCCTGCGCTGTGTGCGAGGAGTTAAAATACCAACACGGGTTTGA
- the lsrF gene encoding 3-hydroxy-5-phosphonooxypentane-2,4-dione thiolase yields MDWGMANRLGRIIKRETGRTVMLAVDHGYFLGPTSGLEDAKKTIAPLLPYADSLMLTRGILRTSVDPHTTTPVVLRVSGGTSILKELSNEEITTSIEEALRLNVAAVTCSVFVGGEYEKQSLCNLSRLVNEATPYGIPVLGVTAVGKEMTRDARYLSLACRITAELGAHFVKTYYCEDFENVVGSCPVPVVIAGGKKLPEREALQLAHDAIQHGASGVDMGRNIFQSENPVGMIRAVRAIVHEKATVEAAYDLYQTTTHARRDVL; encoded by the coding sequence ATGGATTGGGGCATGGCCAATCGGTTGGGACGCATTATTAAACGGGAAACAGGCCGTACTGTTATGCTTGCCGTTGACCACGGCTATTTTCTTGGCCCGACAAGCGGACTGGAAGACGCCAAGAAAACAATTGCCCCCCTTCTTCCCTACGCCGACAGTCTCATGCTCACCCGCGGGATTCTGCGCACTTCTGTTGACCCTCACACTACCACACCGGTTGTCCTGCGCGTTTCTGGAGGGACCAGTATTCTAAAAGAGCTATCCAACGAAGAGATCACAACATCCATAGAAGAGGCCCTACGGCTAAACGTTGCCGCCGTTACTTGTTCCGTCTTTGTCGGCGGTGAGTATGAAAAACAGAGTCTCTGCAACCTGTCTCGGCTAGTTAACGAAGCGACCCCCTACGGAATCCCTGTCTTGGGTGTAACCGCCGTCGGCAAGGAAATGACCCGTGACGCAAGATACTTAAGCCTGGCCTGCCGGATTACTGCCGAATTGGGGGCCCATTTTGTTAAGACCTATTACTGCGAAGATTTTGAAAACGTTGTCGGAAGCTGTCCTGTCCCTGTTGTCATCGCCGGGGGAAAGAAACTGCCTGAACGGGAAGCCCTTCAACTGGCCCATGATGCCATCCAACATGGCGCCTCTGGTGTCGACATGGGGCGAAATATATTCCAGTCTGAAAATCCTGTCGGCATGATCCGGGCTGTCCGTGCCATTGTCCATGAAAAGGCAACTGTCGAAGCGGCCTATGACCTTTATCAGACAACCACCCATGCGCGTCGCGACGTACTATAA
- a CDS encoding alcohol dehydrogenase catalytic domain-containing protein: protein MRVATYYNNNDIRLEERPIPPIGEGEVLLKINATGICGSDLMEWYRVGHGPRVLGHEVAGEIVRVGKGVTQHKEGGRIAASHHVPCYDCHYCRLGHHTLCETLRTTHFDPGGFAQYVRLPAINVQHGIYPLPDDLSFEEATLIEPLACTVRAQNKANIRAGQTVLIIGCGIAGLLNLKLARARGAARIIAVDLSDFRLEMAKKFGADALYKASEDIPSSVRAVNEGRLADVAIVCTEAKQGIETALASSERGGTVLFFALSNPQMIIPMPMYDLFWQKGLTLMSSYAASPDDHRESLRLIQSRQVAVKPLISHHLGLSEIATGFQIALKAQDSIKIVLDPAR, encoded by the coding sequence ATGCGCGTCGCGACGTACTATAACAACAACGATATCCGTCTTGAAGAGAGACCGATCCCTCCTATAGGAGAAGGGGAGGTATTGCTCAAGATCAATGCCACCGGCATTTGCGGTAGCGATCTGATGGAATGGTATCGCGTAGGGCATGGGCCCCGCGTCTTGGGCCATGAGGTAGCTGGCGAGATTGTTCGTGTTGGCAAAGGGGTAACGCAACACAAAGAGGGGGGACGAATTGCCGCCTCCCATCATGTTCCCTGTTATGATTGTCATTACTGCCGGCTGGGACACCATACACTTTGTGAGACATTGCGTACCACCCATTTCGATCCGGGAGGCTTCGCACAGTATGTCCGACTGCCCGCGATTAATGTTCAGCACGGCATCTACCCGCTGCCGGATGATCTCTCTTTCGAAGAAGCCACCTTGATCGAACCGCTTGCCTGTACGGTACGTGCCCAGAACAAGGCCAACATAAGAGCGGGCCAGACTGTTTTGATTATCGGTTGCGGCATTGCCGGCCTTCTCAACCTGAAACTAGCCCGAGCCAGAGGAGCGGCCCGAATCATTGCCGTTGATCTTTCCGATTTTAGACTGGAAATGGCTAAAAAATTTGGGGCTGATGCCCTCTACAAGGCATCGGAAGATATCCCTTCCTCTGTCCGTGCGGTGAATGAGGGGCGCCTCGCCGATGTCGCTATTGTCTGCACGGAGGCCAAACAGGGGATCGAAACAGCTTTAGCGAGCTCGGAACGGGGGGGAACCGTTCTCTTCTTTGCACTCTCAAACCCCCAAATGATTATTCCGATGCCGATGTATGATCTCTTCTGGCAAAAGGGACTCACCCTCATGAGCTCCTATGCCGCAAGCCCGGACGACCATCGTGAGTCGCTTCGTCTCATTCAAAGCAGGCAGGTCGCCGTGAAACCGCTGATCAGTCACCACTTGGGACTCTCAGAAATCGCAACCGGCTTTCAGATCGCCCTGAAGGCCCAAGATTCAATCAAGATTGTTCTGGACCCGGCACGCTAG
- a CDS encoding inositol-3-phosphate synthase gives MIEKGTKIQEANGRLGVLLVGLGAVSTTFIAGVEAVKKELAKPVGSLTQMGTIRLGKRTEKRSPFVKDFIPLANLSDLVFGAWDIFQSNGYEAAKTAGVLNETHLGQLKPALEAVRPWSAAFDKNYVKRLDGNNVKKGPTKMDLADQIREDIRKFKEVNNLKRCVMVWCGSTEIYLKTEKVHENLRQFEEGMKNNHPAIAPSMLYAYAAIQSGIPFANGAPNLTVDIPALQELAHEKKVPLSGKDFKTGQTLMKTILAPGLKARYLGLNGWFSSNILGNRDGEVLDDPDSFKTKEESKLSVLDTLLQPELYPDLYGNFYHKVRIHYYPPRGDNKEGWDNIDLFGWMGYPMQLKLDFLCRDSILAAPLVLDLTLFMDLAQRAGMKGTQEWLSFYYKSPMTAPGLYPEHNLFIQEMKLKNTLRYLMGEEPITHLGLEYYE, from the coding sequence ATGATCGAAAAAGGGACCAAGATTCAGGAGGCCAATGGGCGTTTGGGAGTCCTCCTTGTCGGTTTAGGCGCGGTCTCAACCACATTTATTGCAGGCGTTGAAGCCGTTAAAAAAGAACTGGCGAAGCCAGTCGGGTCACTGACCCAGATGGGCACCATCCGGTTGGGGAAGAGAACTGAAAAAAGGAGTCCCTTCGTCAAAGATTTTATCCCCCTCGCTAACCTTTCCGACCTCGTCTTCGGGGCCTGGGATATCTTCCAGTCAAACGGGTATGAGGCGGCAAAGACCGCCGGCGTCCTGAATGAGACTCATCTGGGTCAACTCAAACCAGCCCTGGAGGCAGTTCGCCCCTGGTCAGCCGCCTTTGACAAAAATTACGTCAAAAGACTGGATGGGAATAACGTCAAGAAAGGTCCGACAAAAATGGACCTGGCGGACCAGATCCGTGAGGATATTAGAAAATTCAAGGAGGTAAACAATCTCAAGCGTTGCGTGATGGTTTGGTGTGGTTCTACGGAAATTTATCTCAAAACTGAAAAGGTCCACGAAAATCTGAGGCAGTTTGAGGAAGGGATGAAAAACAACCACCCCGCCATCGCCCCCTCGATGCTCTACGCCTATGCCGCGATTCAGTCCGGGATACCGTTTGCCAATGGGGCCCCCAACCTGACTGTCGATATACCGGCATTGCAGGAGTTGGCCCATGAGAAGAAGGTACCCCTTTCAGGCAAGGATTTTAAAACCGGTCAGACACTCATGAAAACAATCCTCGCCCCGGGGCTGAAGGCCCGTTACCTCGGGTTGAATGGGTGGTTTTCGTCAAATATTCTTGGCAACCGGGATGGGGAGGTTTTGGACGATCCCGATTCCTTCAAGACAAAGGAGGAATCCAAGCTGTCCGTATTGGACACCCTTCTCCAACCGGAGCTCTACCCTGATCTTTATGGCAATTTCTACCATAAGGTCCGGATCCACTACTACCCCCCTCGTGGTGATAACAAGGAGGGGTGGGACAATATCGATCTCTTTGGCTGGATGGGGTATCCGATGCAACTCAAACTCGATTTCCTCTGCCGTGATTCAATCCTGGCGGCCCCGCTCGTTCTTGACCTGACACTCTTCATGGATCTCGCCCAGAGGGCCGGGATGAAAGGGACGCAGGAATGGCTCTCCTTCTACTACAAGAGCCCGATGACGGCCCCTGGACTTTATCCGGAACACAATCTTTTTATTCAGGAAATGAAACTGAAAAACACCCTCCGCTACCTGATGGGGGAGGAGCCAATTACTCACTTAGGCTTGGAATACTACGAGTAA